From Rhododendron vialii isolate Sample 1 chromosome 10a, ASM3025357v1, the proteins below share one genomic window:
- the LOC131302613 gene encoding uncharacterized protein LOC131302613 isoform X2 has protein sequence MGDHFALLVDQLLTESTLQAVIESRKQLEQAMPSTSEDVVNDFHSYRVAIDSGSLPRKLVECKICQDEDEDSNMEIPCSCRGSLKYAHRKCVQRWCDEKGDIVCEICHQQFEPGYIAPPPLFHCGGTPMNFRGNWEVSSRDIDPPFIDMVATDRIFLHSDLDDYSPPTSISLICCRVFMVLLVLRHTLPIITSEAGNYTITLVMLLMLRTIGILLPIYIMGKAFTAIQHRRHQQEVRNSPLATSDEENELP, from the exons ATGGGGGATCATTTTGCTTTGCTGGTGGATCAGTTGCTTACTGAATCCACACTTCAAGCAGTTATTGAGAGCAGAAAGCAATTGGAGCAAGCCATGCCCTCGACGAGTGAAGATGTGGTTAACGATTTTCATTCCTATAGGGTGGCTATAGATAGTGGATCATTACCAAGGAAATTGGTTGAATGTAAAATTTGCCaggatgaggatgaggactCGAATATGGAGATACCTTGTTCATGCCGGGGCAGCTTGAAG TATGCCCACCGTAAATGCGTTCAAAGATGGTGCGATGAGAAAGGAGACATTGTTTGTGAGATTTGCCACCAG CAGTTCGAGCCAGGATACATAGCGCCACCTCCTCTTTTTCATTGTGGTGGTACACCAATGAACTTCAG GGGAAACTGGGAGGTTTCAAGCAGGGACATTGATCCTCCCTTTATCGATATGGTTGCTACTGACCGCATCTTTCTGCATTCAGACTTGGATGACTATTCACCACCCACATCAATAAGCCTGATATGTTGTCGCGTG TTCATGGTCCTTCTGGTTTTACGCCATACTCTACCAATCATAACTAGTGAAGCTGGAAATTACACAATTACCTTGGTCATG CTACTGATGTTGAGAACCATTGGGATCCTTTTGCCTATTTACATCATGGGTAAAGCATTTACTGCTATCCAGCATCGTCGACACCAACAG GAAGTTCGCAACTCCCCTCTTGCTACATCAGATGAAGAAAATGAACTGCCGTGA
- the LOC131302613 gene encoding uncharacterized protein LOC131302613 isoform X3 has protein sequence MPSTSEDVVNDFHSYRVAIDSGSLPRKLVECKICQDEDEDSNMEIPCSCRGSLKYAHRKCVQRWCDEKGDIVCEICHQQFEPGYIAPPPLFHCGGTPMNFRGNWEVSSRDIDPPFIDMVATDRIFLHSDLDDYSPPTSISLICCRVVAMIFMVLLVLRHTLPIITSEAGNYTITLVMLLMLRTIGILLPIYIMGKAFTAIQHRRHQQEVRNSPLATSDEENELP, from the exons ATGCCCTCGACGAGTGAAGATGTGGTTAACGATTTTCATTCCTATAGGGTGGCTATAGATAGTGGATCATTACCAAGGAAATTGGTTGAATGTAAAATTTGCCaggatgaggatgaggactCGAATATGGAGATACCTTGTTCATGCCGGGGCAGCTTGAAG TATGCCCACCGTAAATGCGTTCAAAGATGGTGCGATGAGAAAGGAGACATTGTTTGTGAGATTTGCCACCAG CAGTTCGAGCCAGGATACATAGCGCCACCTCCTCTTTTTCATTGTGGTGGTACACCAATGAACTTCAG GGGAAACTGGGAGGTTTCAAGCAGGGACATTGATCCTCCCTTTATCGATATGGTTGCTACTGACCGCATCTTTCTGCATTCAGACTTGGATGACTATTCACCACCCACATCAATAAGCCTGATATGTTGTCGCGTGGTAGCTATGATA TTCATGGTCCTTCTGGTTTTACGCCATACTCTACCAATCATAACTAGTGAAGCTGGAAATTACACAATTACCTTGGTCATG CTACTGATGTTGAGAACCATTGGGATCCTTTTGCCTATTTACATCATGGGTAAAGCATTTACTGCTATCCAGCATCGTCGACACCAACAG GAAGTTCGCAACTCCCCTCTTGCTACATCAGATGAAGAAAATGAACTGCCGTGA
- the LOC131302613 gene encoding uncharacterized protein LOC131302613 isoform X1, producing MGDHFALLVDQLLTESTLQAVIESRKQLEQAMPSTSEDVVNDFHSYRVAIDSGSLPRKLVECKICQDEDEDSNMEIPCSCRGSLKYAHRKCVQRWCDEKGDIVCEICHQQFEPGYIAPPPLFHCGGTPMNFRGNWEVSSRDIDPPFIDMVATDRIFLHSDLDDYSPPTSISLICCRVVAMIFMVLLVLRHTLPIITSEAGNYTITLVMLLMLRTIGILLPIYIMGKAFTAIQHRRHQQEVRNSPLATSDEENELP from the exons ATGGGGGATCATTTTGCTTTGCTGGTGGATCAGTTGCTTACTGAATCCACACTTCAAGCAGTTATTGAGAGCAGAAAGCAATTGGAGCAAGCCATGCCCTCGACGAGTGAAGATGTGGTTAACGATTTTCATTCCTATAGGGTGGCTATAGATAGTGGATCATTACCAAGGAAATTGGTTGAATGTAAAATTTGCCaggatgaggatgaggactCGAATATGGAGATACCTTGTTCATGCCGGGGCAGCTTGAAG TATGCCCACCGTAAATGCGTTCAAAGATGGTGCGATGAGAAAGGAGACATTGTTTGTGAGATTTGCCACCAG CAGTTCGAGCCAGGATACATAGCGCCACCTCCTCTTTTTCATTGTGGTGGTACACCAATGAACTTCAG GGGAAACTGGGAGGTTTCAAGCAGGGACATTGATCCTCCCTTTATCGATATGGTTGCTACTGACCGCATCTTTCTGCATTCAGACTTGGATGACTATTCACCACCCACATCAATAAGCCTGATATGTTGTCGCGTGGTAGCTATGATA TTCATGGTCCTTCTGGTTTTACGCCATACTCTACCAATCATAACTAGTGAAGCTGGAAATTACACAATTACCTTGGTCATG CTACTGATGTTGAGAACCATTGGGATCCTTTTGCCTATTTACATCATGGGTAAAGCATTTACTGCTATCCAGCATCGTCGACACCAACAG GAAGTTCGCAACTCCCCTCTTGCTACATCAGATGAAGAAAATGAACTGCCGTGA
- the LOC131302614 gene encoding protein PIN-LIKES 2-like, whose amino-acid sequence MMDFLFAETLGDVKSSGETVLSAVLPLLKLLTLTIIGLVLAHRKTQIIPKDTFKLLSKLVFALFLPCTIFVHLGESISFKNFALWWFIPVNVLISTAIGCALGYLVSRICKPPPEFVRFTVIVTAFGNTGNLPLAIVGSVCHSADNPFGPDCHRTGVAYVSFAQWVAVLLVYTLVYHMMEPPLEYYEVVEEGVENTEIVEELPAVNISRPLLVEAEWPGIEEKETENCKTPFIARIFTSISNISQSSLPDPDLLEEGDRTRSTKSIRCLAEPRMVRRIRIVAEQTPVRHILQPPTIATLFAFMVGMIPPLKSFVFKEDAPLSFVLDSLEILAGAMVPSVMLILGGMLAEGPNDSKLGIRTTVGIIIARLLVLPLAGIGVVWFADSMGLLIPGDQMYRFVLLLQYTTPSAILFGAIASLRGYAVSEASALLFWQHVFALFSISMYIILYFKLLLSYV is encoded by the coding sequence ATGATGGATTTCCTCTTTGCTGAAACCCTAGGGGACGTGAAATCAAGTGGGGAAACCGTCCTAAGCGCAGTTCTCCCATTGTTGAAACTCCTCACCCTCACTATCATAGGCCTGGTGCTGGCCCACCGGAAAACCCAAATCATTCCTAAAGACACTTTCAAGCTTCTCAGCAAGCTTGTTTTCGCCCTCTTCTTGCCTTGCACAATCTTCGTTCACCTCGGTGAATCCATCTCTTTCAAGAATTTTGCCCTTTGGTGGTTCATTCCAGTAAACGTGCTAATAAGTACTGCAATTGGGTGTGCGTTGGGGTATTTGGTCTCGAGGATATGTAAACCGCCTCCAGAATTCGTTAGGTTCACTGTCATTGTGACCGCGTTTGGGAACACTGGCAATCTGCCCTTAGCTATCGTTGGATCGGTTTGCCATTCTGCGGATAACCCTTTTGGTCCCGATTGCCATAGAACTGGTGTGGCTTATGTTTCTTTTGCCCAATGGGTGGCTGTGCTCCTTGTTTACACCCTTGTTTACCATATGATGGAACCCCCTTTGGAATATTACGAGGTGGTTGAGGAAGGAGTTGAGAATACTGAGATTGTGGAAGAATTACCGGCTGTCAATATCAGTAGGCCACTTCTTGTGGAAGCTGAGTGGCCTGGGATAGAGGAAAAAGAGACTGAAAATTGCAAGACACCATTTATAGCTAGGATATTTACTAGCATCTCTAACATTTCTCAAAGTTCGCTTCCGGATCCTGATTTACTAGAGGAGGGAGATCGTACAAGGAGTACCAAATCTATTCGGTGCTTGGCGGAGCCGCGGATGGTTAGGAGAATCCGAATCGTCGCGGAGCAAACACCAGTTAGACACATCCTCCAGCCTCCAACAATCGCTACTCTATTTGCCTTTATGGTGGGGATGATTCCTCCCCTTaaatcttttgtttttaaagaAGATGCTCCGCTTTCATTTGTCTTGGATAGTTTAGAAATATTGGCTGGTGCAATGGTGCCCTCAGTGATGTTGATTCTTGGAGGAATGCTTGCGGAGGGTCCAAATGATTCTAAACTAGGAATAAGGACTACAGTGGGCATCATCATCGCGAGGCTCTTGGTACTCCCATTGGCTGGGAttggggttgtttggtttgCTGATTCAATGGGTCTTTTGATCCCAGGGGACCAAATGTACAGGTTTGTGCTTTTATTGCAGTATACCACTCCGAGTGCCATCTTGTTTGGAGCCATTGCGAGCTTGAGAGGTTACGCAGTGAGCGAAGCTTCAGCGCTCCTCTTCTGGCAGCATGTGTTTGCTCTGTTCTCGATTTCGATGTATATCATTCTCTACTTCAAACTGCTGCTCTCTTATGTATGA